One window of the Clupea harengus chromosome 20, Ch_v2.0.2, whole genome shotgun sequence genome contains the following:
- the mrps11 gene encoding 28S ribosomal protein S11, mitochondrial, giving the protein MSNLTSRLSRLTRCANQHILTSLNMVRATVVSTESRRPICSTAIRQQESAEEATFTPKPSSREFSMYPPMPEEDSPLTWGGMKFADLPIAHIKATYNNTHIQVTDFSGQYVARTSCGAEGFRNVKKSTPIAAQTAGISAASKAQAKGVTFVRVVVKGLGPGRLSAIKGLTMGGLEVVSITDNTPVPHNGCRPRKARRM; this is encoded by the exons ATGTCGAATTTAACGTCTAGATTATCCAGGCTGACACGATGTGCAAATCAACACATTCTGACTTCCTTGAACATGGTCAGAGCGACAGT TGTAAGTACAGAGTCTCGAAGACCCATATGTTCCACTGCGATACGACAGCAGGAGTCGGCCGAGGAGGCTACATTTACCCCCAAACCAAGCTCCAGAGAGTTCAG TATGTATCCACCTATGCCGGAGGAGGACAGTCCTTTGACATGGGGTGGAATGAAATTTGCGGATTTACCAATTGCTCACATCAAAGCCACATATAACAA cacacacatacaagttacaGACTTCAGTGGACAGTACGTGGCTAGAACCTCCTGTGGAGCAGAGGGATTCCGGAATGTGAAGAAGTCAACACCCATTGCCGCTCAGACAGCAGGAATCTCTGCTGCATCA aaGGCACAGGCGAAGGGGGTGACGTTCGTGCGGGTGGTGGTGAAAGGCCTGGGCCCCGGGCGTTTG tcTGCCATCAAGGGCTTGACCATGGGGGGTCTTGAGGTGGTGTCCATCACAGACAACACCCCAGTGCCCCATAACGGGTGCCGCCCTCGCAAAGCTCGCAGGATGTGA
- the mrpl46 gene encoding 39S ribosomal protein L46, mitochondrial: MAAPCVGMTVRSMWQFRNINGLPTTLLKGVRHFSSSWQCSSAVKLKIEQHKPSPWKLYGAVCLQRLPVVSQDPNPIEQKFEDLLQQMELERSLLSDHELRLLEDTERMSRKQEEDYDSDEEDHINQEIVTALDDEDAWEQKLKRFQPAVRSKGVAETDHSSLGRCLSDSVVMLVQQEVGREKVWLLPQLQWTAGETLKQTAERALASLPGTDLKARFLGNSPCGVYKYKFPKSIQTESCVGAKIFFFKALLSSGTNPTSENGGFVWVTKSELKEYLKPDYLKQADRFILGL, encoded by the exons ATGGCGGCGCCCTGTGTTGGAATGACTGTCCGTTCAATGTGGCAGTTCAGAAACATCAACGGGTTACCTACTACATTGCTAAAAGGTGTCCGGCATTTCTCTAGCAGCTGGCAATGCAGTAGTGCCGTTAAACTTAAAATTGAACAGCACAAACCTTCTCCGTGGAAACTCTATGGcgctgtgtgtctgcagaggcTACCTGTCGTATCTCAAGATCCTAATCCAATCGAACAGAAATTTGAAGATCTGTTGCAACAG ATGGAACTGGAGAGGAGCCTACTCTCCGACCACGAGCTGAGGCTGCTGGAGGACACGGAGCGCATGAGCCGCAAACAGGAGGAGGATTACGACTCCGACGAAGAGGACCACATCAACCAGGAGATCGTCACTGCGCTGGACGACGAGGACGCCTGGGAGCAGAAGCTGAAGCGGTTCCAGCCTGCTGTCAGGTCCAAAG GTGTGGCTGAGACGGACCACAGCTCGCTGGGCCGCTGCCTGAGTGACAGTGTGGTGATGCTGGTTCAgcaggaggtggggagagagaaggtgtggcTGCTGCCCCAACTACAGTGGACCGCAGGGGAGacactcaaacagacagcagagagggccCTAGCCAGCCTGCCAG GTACCGATTTAAAGGCTAGGTTCCTGGGCAACAGTCCATGCGGGGTGTACAAGTATAAATTCCCCAAAAGCATTCAAACAGAAAGCTGCGTCGGTGCCAAGATCTTTTTCTTCAAAGCCTTGCTTTCAAGTGGTACCAATCCCACATCTGAGAACGGGGGCTTTGTGTGGGTGACAAAGAGTGAACTGAAGGAGTACCTCAAGCCAGACTACCTGAAACAAGCAGACCGCTTCATCCTGGGCCTGTGA